One window from the genome of Halictus rubicundus isolate RS-2024b chromosome 7, iyHalRubi1_principal, whole genome shotgun sequence encodes:
- the LOC143355805 gene encoding uncharacterized protein LOC143355805, with translation MRIEALSILVAVVWLTAVLCPRLVAANNLTLSFSSRRAREHPFRGHISRWTQTSDDTTKRMTYREMNMILRQEGGEDGLPVDCCPTVLEMVEPVGGRNRDDMYVQLYRDGQNAQRFFEYSCRPDVLDKPCRFIDRKFSNQSRCVQKFSYTYAIIENSGPKKGVKGEHKRHHRERLTFTANTEWTLDYIRVRSGCSCEVMPKPKKKKKCKKCKPRGDQDFFDLET, from the exons GTGGTTTGGCTGACCGCAGTCCTGTGTCCGCGGCTTGTTGCCGCCAACAACCTGACATTGTCTTTCTCTTCTCGTAGGGCCAGGGAACATCCTTTCAGAGGACATATCTCTCGCTG GACGCAGACCTCGGACGACACGACCAAGCGGATGACTTATCGAGAGATGAACATGATTCTGCGACAGGAAGGAGGCGAGGACGGGCTTCCAGTCGATTGCTGCCCTACGGTATTGGAAATGGTGGAACCGGTCGGCGGTCGAAATCGGGACGACATGTACGTCCAGCTCTATCGGGATGGCCAGAACGCTCAGAGGTTCTTCGAGTACTCCTGCAGGCCAGACGTCCTCGACAAGCCGTGCAGGTTCATCGACCGGAAGTTCAGTAACCAGTCCAGATGTGTGCAGAAGTTCTCGTACACTTACGCTATCATTGAGAATTCTGGACCGAAG AAGGGTGTGAAAGGGGAGCACAAGAGGCACCATAGAGAACGTCTGACGTTCACCGCAAACACGGAGTGGACGTTGGACTACATCAGGGTACGAAGCGGCTGCAGCTGCGAGGTCATGCCGAAaccgaaaaagaagaagaagtgcAAGAAGTGCAAGCCAAGGGGGGACCAGGACTTCTTCGACCTGGAGACGTGA